The genome window GTCAACACAACATCAAACACATGGCTTGGCACCACCACCAGCACATCACGACATGCTTGCAGTGCCCGCTGCAAATCAGACTCAATAATGAGTGACTCAGGAAAAGGCGCATCCGGTAAGAAAGCATGATTGGCGCGGTCCGTTTCTAACTGTGCCATCGCCTCTGGGTTATGACCCCAAAGTACCACATTTTCACCATTACGAGCCAAAGAAATCGCCAACGCAGTGCCATAAGAGCCTGCACCGATGACCACCATCGAAATGGGTTTGCCGTAAGAATTATGTATTTGTGAATCTTGCATAGCGTTGCCTGACGGAGAGGGAATAGAAATAAGAGTCTAAAACAAAAACGCACATCGCATCGCTATAAAACAATGACGGTGTGCATTTTTATCATATTTGAGAGTGAGACCAACGCTTAAGCGTCGAGTTCAACACCTTGCTCTGCTGCTTGCTGCTGCAAGTAGTTCATGAACAACGCGTCAAAGTTCACTGGCGCCAAGTTAAGCTGAGGGAACGTGCCTTTCACTACGAGGCTAGAAATCGTTTCACGTGCGTACGGGAACAAAATGTTCGGGCAGAATGCGCCTAGGCAGTGAGCAAGTTGACCTTCTTCCATTTGCTCTGCGGTGAAAATACCCGCTTGTTGCACTTCACATAGGAAAGCCGTGTCTTCTGCATTTTTCACAGTCACAGTCAAACGCAGAACCACTTCATAAGTGGACTCACCCAGTTCACGGCTTTGCGTATCCAGATCCAAGTTCACATCAGGGTTCCAATCATGTTGGAATACTTCTGGTGAGTTTGGCGCTTCGAAAGACACATCTTTTAGGTAGATGCGTTGAATTGTGAAGTTTTGTTGTGCTTCTTCAGCCATTGTCATGTCCTTAATTCGATTTTATTCGGGTCAAAATAACGTTCTAGAGATTATCGAAGAGCTCCGCAAATAACGATTCGTGAGCGGCAATACGCGGTACACATCACAGAACCATGCGTGACACGCTCACTTTTTCATCGACAATCTCGAAACCTGTTGCGGGATATTTACTTCTTACCGCGAACAAGTGGTAGATTTGCTTCATTCCAAGAAATGAGGCCGCTTTTCAATACACTGACTTGTTCGAAACCAGCTTTAGTCAGCACGTCGGCTGTTTGCTGAGCGGTTTGGCCAGTTTTGCACACAAGAACAATCGGATCCGACTTGTGGCTTTCAATTCCAGCAAAATTCCCTTCTTTTAAATCCGCCGCTTTGATATTGATCGCACCGGCAATGTGGCCACGCTTAAACTCTTCTCGGCTACGGATATCCAGCACAAGCCCATTTTCACGGTTGGTTAAGTTGGTTAACTCTGAGGGCGACACTGTCTTAAACGAACGAGTCGCTGACTTGTAGTAGCTAAAGATCAATGCGCCGGCTAAGCCTACCCAAACGACCGATAAAACTAAATGTTCATGGAAAAAATCAATGTACTCTGACATATTCTGAGCTCTTTCAGTAGCGGTTCAAAAACAGAGTAGAAGTATACCGAGGTTACCCGCATGACGCGAGCCCTTACCATGCATTAAGCAGGCGAAACTCATCGGTATCGGCTCAAACTGAGATCTCAATTAGGCACGTGGAAAAGGAAACGCTGTGACCTTATCAATATGGTCCTCACCTAACGCCAGCATGATCAAACGATCAATTCCCAGTGCAACGCCCGCGCATTGCGGTAATCCATGCTCTAATGCCGCTAATAAATGCTCGTCTATCGGCTGAGCATTGAGTCCCATGGCTAAGCGTTTTTGATTATCGGCATCAAAACGGGCTCGCTGCTCTTGCGGGTTATCGAGCTCATGGAATCCGTTCGCCAACTCAATGCCTTTAAAATACACTTCAAACCGCTCCGCCACCCGACTATCCAATGGGCTGATCTTCGCTAACGCGGCCTGTGAGGCTGGAAAGTCATAAACAAAAGCGGGCACTGTTTGTCCTATCTTAGGCTCAACGCCGACACTAAAGAGCAATTGTAATAACGTGTCTCTATCCGTTTCATTCTCGGTAATATCGGCCAAGCCAAGTGCACCGGCCTGACTCTTCAGCTCGTCCATAGGCGCCTCTAGCGGGCACACCCCCAGTGTCGTGAGAAACGCATCTTGATACGTCATCCACTCAGCCGGTTCTGTCCCGAGAACCTCCATTAACAGTTGATCCATTTCCGCCATCAGTTCTCGGTGCGTAAAACCCACGCGATACCACTCGAGCATGGTGAACTCAGGGTTGTGATAGCGGCCATTCTCTTCATTGCGAAACGCTTTGTTGATTTGATAAATCGAGCCACTCCCTGCGGCCAATAAGCGCTTCATGTGATACTCCGGGCTCGTCATTAAATACACCGCCTGCCCTTTAGCATAATCGGGACCAATAAACTCAGTCTTAAACGCATGAAGATGAATGTCCGTCACGGTGGCATGACTTAATGCAGGTGTATCAACTTCGAGAACATCACGCGCGCAAAAAAACTGGCGAATGGTCTGTAAGAGCGCGGCTCGCGCTTTTAATTGTTCAATCGACGCGGTTGGCGTCCAACGGTGAATCTGTGATGACGGCATGGAGGACCTTTTGGTGGATGTCTGCATATAAGTAAGTAACCCTTCAACACGTTTACAATACGAGTAAAAGAGATCTCTATCACATTTATCTGTGACGTTAATGTTCCTAAATTAAAGACCGAAGTAAATACCCTTTTGAATCAATTTTTGCCTACGAGACTTTCCATACACTACGCCTAGAAGATGAAAAAACGTATGTGTTGCTCACAATTTGATGCCTTTGACAACTCAATACCCATCATGGTGACAGCCCATTACCACACTGGTACGAGCAAAGAATCTCTGGACCAGTTTTACACTCATTACTGGGAGGATAACTGTGAAAACAATCACCACAGATATCGCAATTATCGGTGCTGGTGGCGCAGGTCTTCGTACCGCCATTGCCGCAGCAGAAGCCAACCCTGACATGGAAATCGCTTTAATTTCTAAAGTGTATCCCATGCGTTCTCATACCGTGGCAGCCGAAGGTGGTTCTGCCGCCGTCGTCAAAGAGGAAGATTCACTCGACAATCACTTCAACGATACCGTAGGTGGCGGCGATTGGCTGTGTGATCAAGACGTCGTTGACTATTTTGTCTCCCACTCGACCAATGAAATGATCCAAATGGAGCATTGGGGATGCCCATGGAGCCGAAAAGAAAACGGTGACGTCAATGTCCGTCGCTTCGGTGGCATGAAAATCGAGCGTACTTGGTTTGCCGCTGATAAAACGGGCTTCCATATGCTACATACGCTTTTTCAAACGTCAATCAAGTACAGCAATATAAAACGCTTTGATGAATACTTTGTCGTCGATCTCATTAAGCACGAAGGCGAAATTCAAGGTCTTGTTTGCCTGCATATGTCCGAAGGCGAGCTTGTGGTGATTAAAGCCAAATCGGTCGTCTTAGCCACAGGGGGCGCTGGCCGAGTTTATCACTGTAATACCAATGGCGGCATCGTCACGGGTGATGGTATGGCTCTGGCCTATCGTCATGGTATCCCATTGCGAGACATGGAGTTTGTTCAATACCACCCAACAGGACTGCCAGGTACAGGGATCTTAATGACTGAAGGTTGCCGCGGTGAAGGCGGTATCATCGTCAATAAACACGGTTATCGTTACCTGCAAGACTACGGGATGGGACCGGAAACGCCCGTCGGCCAACCCAAAAACAAATACATGGAATTGGGCCCACGTGACAAAGTCTCACAAGCATTCTGGCACGAACAGCAAAAAGGCAACACCATTGAACACCCGCTTGGCGATGTGGTTCTGCTCGATTTACGCCATTTAGGGGAAGATTACCTACATGAGCGCCTGCCTTTCATCTGCGAGCTGGCGAAAGCCTACGTGAATGTTGATCCCGCGAAAGAGCCGATTCCTATCCGCCCTACCGTGCATTACACCATGGGCGGCATTGAAGCCAACCTCAATTGTGAAACCCGTATTAAAGGTCTGTATGCCGTGGGCGAGTGTGCCTCATCAGGCTTGCACGGAGCCAACCGTTTAGGCTCGAACTCCTTGGCCGAATTTGTCGTGTTTGGTCGAGTAGCCGGAGAAAACGCCGTCGAACATGCCAATGCCTTCACCGGCTGGAACGAAGACGCCATTCAATCACAAGTCGCCGCCGTACAAGCGCGTATTGAAGCACTCATGACGCAAGAAGGTGATGAAAACTGGGCCGATATCCGTACAGAAATGGGGCACAGCATGGAAGCGGGCTGTGGTATTTACCGCGAAGAGCACTTGATGCAACAAACCATGGATAAAATCAAAGAGCTCAAAGAGCGCTATCAACGCATTAGCATCAAAGACAAAGGCAAGGTCTTTAACACCGACCTACTGTACGCCATTGAAGTCGGGTATGGCTTAGATGTGGCAGAAGCGATGGTGCACTCCGCCTTCCAACGTAAAGAATCTCGCGGCGCTCACCAACGCCTTGATGAAGGCTGCCAAACTCGTGATGACACACACTATCTAAAACATACGTTGGCGTTCTACGATGCAGGGCAGTCGCCTCGCATTGATTACAGCCCTGTAACCATCACTAAATCTCAACCTCAAGAGCGCTTATATGGTGATGCCGCAGAAAAAGCCGCTCAAAAAGCGAGCGCGGAGGAGAAATAATATGTCCAACATTAAAGCAGTGACTATTTTGCGCTACGATCCGGCCACTGACCATGAGCCCCATCTGCAAACCTTTGACGTTCCTTACGATGACACCATGTCGGTCTTAGATGCGATTGGTTACATCAAAGATAACCTCGACAAAGATCTATCCTATCGCTGGTCGTGCCGTATGGCGATATGCGGCTCTTGCGGCATGATGGTCAATAATGTGCCGAAGCTGGCCTGCAAAGCCTTTCTCCGCGATTACCCGAATGGCGTGACGCTAGAACCGCTCGCGAATTTCCCGATTGAGAAAGATTTGATTGTCGACATGACCCCATTCATCGAGCGCTTAGAAGCCATCAAACCGTATATTTTAGGCAATGATCGCACCGTTGAAGAAGGGACCAACCGACAAACTCCCGAACAAATGGCACGTTACAAGCAGTTTGCGGCCTGCATTAACTGTGGATTGTGTTATGCCGCCTGCCCGCAGTTTGGCTTAAACCCAGACTTTTTAGGCCCAGCCGCGCTCACCTTAGCGCACCGTTATAACCTAGATACGCGTGATAACGGCAAAGCGGAACGGATGAAATTGATCAACGGAGATAACGGCGCTTGGGGCTGCACCTTTGTGGGCTACTGCTCTGAAGTGTGTCCTAAACACGTGGATCCTGCTGCAGCGGTCAACCAAGGCAAAGTGGAGTCGACCAAAGATTTCATGATTGCCATGTTAAAACCACAGGAGGCCTAAGTGATGAGTAACCGTAAACCTTATATCCGCGAAACCAAACGTACTTGGTGGCAAGGTCATCCATTTTACCAATACTACATGGTGCGTGAAGCCACTGTCCTACCACTGATTGTGTTTACGCTTTTTCTCACGATCGGCTTAGGCTCGCTCGTGAAAGGGCCAGAATCGTGGCAACACTGGTTGCAGTTCATGCAAAACCCCGTCGTTATCTTCATCAACATCATTGCGCTAGCCGGTAGTCTGTTCCATGCGTTCACGTACTTCAAGATGATGCCGCAAGTTGTGCCTATCCGCATCAAAGGCAAGCCAGTGAGTAACACACTCATCATTTTAACCCAGTGGGGCATTGTTGCCGTGATTTCACTGATTGTTTTGTATTTCGTCTAAGGAGACACTTATGATTAATACTCAACCTAAGCGCTCAGATGAACCCATTTGGTGGAGCTTGTTTGGCGCAGGTGGCACTTGGTTTGCGATGTTGTCTCCGATTACCATTCTCGTGATTGGCTTACTCGTCCCTCTCGGGGTGATCGATCAATCCGCCTTTGACTATGAACGAGTCATGAATTTTGTTACGCATGTGTTCGGCGCATTATTCATGATTGCGAGTATTGCTCTGCCGATGTGGCATGCCATGCACCGCGTTCATCACGGAATGCACGATCTCAAAATCCATACGGGAAAAACAGGCAAATTCGTCTGCTATGCCATCAGTGCGCTATTCACTGTTGTCAGCATCCTCTTTATCATACTCTTGTGGTAATGAAGGCCGCGTCACTGCGACAAGCAGTGACGCTTTTTTATTAATCCACACCAACGGTAGGACATCGTTTTCCTACTCTATGGCGTGTTGAAGTCCAATCATCCAGTTCTATCATCACATTCGTATTTGATTCGAGGTGTTCTCTTATGTCTAATTCTAACGCTGGTCACTGGATCGCAGCGAAACCTATCCCACTCATCGTCATTCTTGCGATTGCCGCCATCGCTTGGCAGTTTAGTCCTCCGGAAGGACTTACCATTCCCGCTTACCATACGGCCATTATCTTTATTGCCACCATCGCGGGTATCATTGCCAATGTGATGCCCACTGGCGCGTTAGCGATTATGAGCCTCGCGTTCTTTATTGTGCTGCGTGCAGGCGGCGCAGCCACTCCTAAAGAAGCCGTTACCGATGGCATGACACATTTTAATAATCCATTAATTTGGCTGATTATTATTGCTTTTACTATCGCTCGTGCTTTCATAAAAACGGGGCTTGGCCGCCGGATTGCGTTATTACTGTTAAGTAAATTTGGTCAATCGACGTTGCGAGTCGCGTATTGTTTGGGCGTCGCCGATTTTTTGATTGCTCCCGCAACACCAAGTAATACGGCACGCTCTGCGATCGTATCTCCGATTGCCAACTCTTTAGCGAAAACCATCAAAGCGGATGACCGCAAGTTAGGACAGTTCCTGATTTCGTCGTCCGCCGCCATTAATGATGCCTCTGCGGTCGGTTTCCAAACCGGTTTTTCCGGTAACCTTGCTTTAATCGGGATTGCCTCAAGTGTGGCAGGCATTCATTTAGATTTTGCACATTGGGCCGCGTACTTATTGGTCCCCGCGTTGTTTATCCTCGTGGTTTTGCCGTTCTTACTCTATAAAGTGATCAAACCTGAAACCCGTGAAACCCCTGAAGCCACTCAATTTGCCAAAACAGAATTAGCGGCAATGGGAAAAATGAGTGTGATGGAATGGAAACTGGTCTGTGTTTTCATTGGATTAATCATCGGCTGGGTTGGCGGCTCGAGTCTTGGGTTATATTCAACCGCAGCAGCGTTCATCGGACTTTCCGCGATTCTATTATTGGGCGTATTAAATTGGGACGACATCAAGAGCGAAAAAGGCGCTTGGGATACCTTAGTGTGGTTCGCCGTGTTAATGGGTATGGCCAATAACTTAAAGCGTTTAGGTTTCACTGATTGGGTCGGCCATCAAATCTCCGGATTCCTCAGCAGTACCCTGGGCAGTGCTAGCCCACTGATCTTCTTGCTGGCGATGATGACATTCTATTTATTCCTCGCCTACTTTTTTGCCTCGGCGACCGCCAAAGTGGTGGCCATTGCGCCAGTCTTTATTGGCGCGCTGATCACCTTGCATGTCACGCCAATGCTCGCGGTACTGTCGATTGCGGGTATCAGCTCTTTAGGCTGTAACCTCGCCACTTACAGTCATGCCAGAAACCCACTGTTGATCGGTTACGGTTATCATACGGATGGCGAGTGGATGCGCATTGGCTTAGTCATCGCCATCAGCAGTGGCATCTTGTTTATGGTGACTGGACTCACTTGGTGGAACATTCTCGGCATTATTTAAAGCAATCATTGCCATAAAACATCCCCATAAAAAAAGGAGCACCTAAGTGCTCCTTTTTTTACTAACGAGGATTATTTTACACGACCCACGTATTCTGCTGAACGCGTATCAACGCGTATCACTTCACCGATTTGGATGAACAATGGCACACGAACCACAGCACCTGTGGTTAATGTAGCAGGTTTGCCACCTGTACCTTGCGTATCACCCTTCAGGCCGGGATCCGTTTCAACCACTTCCAACTCAACAAAGTTTGGTGGTGTCACAGTAATTGGGTTACCATTCCACAAGGTCAGTGTGCATGAGTTGTTTTCAACCAACCATTTCGCGCTCTCACCCACTGCAGCGGTATCAGCACCGATCTGTTCAAACGTTTGGCTGTCCATAAAGTGGAAGAATTCGCCGTCGTTGTATAGGTAGTCGAGATCAACGTCTAGTACGTCTGCTACCTCAACGGTATCGCCTGACTTGAACGTTTTTTCAATTACTTTGCCGCTCAGCAGTTTACGGATTTTAACACGGTTAAATGCTTGACCTTTACCTGGCTTCACATACTCATTTTCGAGAATGGCGCAAGGCTCATTATCAAGCATGATCTTAAGACCGCCTTTAAATTCATTCGTGCTAACAGTAGCCATATATCCTCTTTACATTCTTAGAGTTTCAATCAATGTCGCACATCATAACCCGAAAAATCGATTCTGTTGAGCAAAACTGGCTCAAACAATTAGCGAATGCGATCTCAGATCCCGCTACGTTACTACAACAGTTAGAGATCGACCCATCACCATGGGAATCAGGGTTTGCTGCCCGCCGACTATTTACGCTGCGTGTACCGCACAGTTTTGTCGCTCGGATGGAAAAAGGCAATCCACAGGATCCCTTATTACGCCAAGTTCTGCCCTTATCAGAAGAATTTGACGTGCACGAAGGATTCTCCATCGATCCACTTGAAGAACAAAACAATGAACAGCCGGGCTTACTGCATAAATACCAAAACCGCGCTTTATTGATATTAAAAGGTGGCTGCGCTATTAACTGTCGCTACTGCTTTCGCCGTCACTTCCCCTATGAAGACAACAAAGGCTCAAAATCAGT of Vibrio zhugei contains these proteins:
- a CDS encoding rhodanese-like domain-containing protein; its protein translation is MSEYIDFFHEHLVLSVVWVGLAGALIFSYYKSATRSFKTVSPSELTNLTNRENGLVLDIRSREEFKRGHIAGAINIKAADLKEGNFAGIESHKSDPIVLVCKTGQTAQQTADVLTKAGFEQVSVLKSGLISWNEANLPLVRGKK
- the secB gene encoding protein-export chaperone SecB — translated: MTMAEEAQQNFTIQRIYLKDVSFEAPNSPEVFQHDWNPDVNLDLDTQSRELGESTYEVVLRLTVTVKNAEDTAFLCEVQQAGIFTAEQMEEGQLAHCLGAFCPNILFPYARETISSLVVKGTFPQLNLAPVNFDALFMNYLQQQAAEQGVELDA
- the frdA gene encoding fumarate reductase (quinol) flavoprotein subunit, whose amino-acid sequence is MKTITTDIAIIGAGGAGLRTAIAAAEANPDMEIALISKVYPMRSHTVAAEGGSAAVVKEEDSLDNHFNDTVGGGDWLCDQDVVDYFVSHSTNEMIQMEHWGCPWSRKENGDVNVRRFGGMKIERTWFAADKTGFHMLHTLFQTSIKYSNIKRFDEYFVVDLIKHEGEIQGLVCLHMSEGELVVIKAKSVVLATGGAGRVYHCNTNGGIVTGDGMALAYRHGIPLRDMEFVQYHPTGLPGTGILMTEGCRGEGGIIVNKHGYRYLQDYGMGPETPVGQPKNKYMELGPRDKVSQAFWHEQQKGNTIEHPLGDVVLLDLRHLGEDYLHERLPFICELAKAYVNVDPAKEPIPIRPTVHYTMGGIEANLNCETRIKGLYAVGECASSGLHGANRLGSNSLAEFVVFGRVAGENAVEHANAFTGWNEDAIQSQVAAVQARIEALMTQEGDENWADIRTEMGHSMEAGCGIYREEHLMQQTMDKIKELKERYQRISIKDKGKVFNTDLLYAIEVGYGLDVAEAMVHSAFQRKESRGAHQRLDEGCQTRDDTHYLKHTLAFYDAGQSPRIDYSPVTITKSQPQERLYGDAAEKAAQKASAEEK
- a CDS encoding DASS family sodium-coupled anion symporter, with product MSNSNAGHWIAAKPIPLIVILAIAAIAWQFSPPEGLTIPAYHTAIIFIATIAGIIANVMPTGALAIMSLAFFIVLRAGGAATPKEAVTDGMTHFNNPLIWLIIIAFTIARAFIKTGLGRRIALLLLSKFGQSTLRVAYCLGVADFLIAPATPSNTARSAIVSPIANSLAKTIKADDRKLGQFLISSSAAINDASAVGFQTGFSGNLALIGIASSVAGIHLDFAHWAAYLLVPALFILVVLPFLLYKVIKPETRETPEATQFAKTELAAMGKMSVMEWKLVCVFIGLIIGWVGGSSLGLYSTAAAFIGLSAILLLGVLNWDDIKSEKGAWDTLVWFAVLMGMANNLKRLGFTDWVGHQISGFLSSTLGSASPLIFLLAMMTFYLFLAYFFASATAKVVAIAPVFIGALITLHVTPMLAVLSIAGISSLGCNLATYSHARNPLLIGYGYHTDGEWMRIGLVIAISSGILFMVTGLTWWNILGII
- the efp gene encoding elongation factor P, which translates into the protein MATVSTNEFKGGLKIMLDNEPCAILENEYVKPGKGQAFNRVKIRKLLSGKVIEKTFKSGDTVEVADVLDVDLDYLYNDGEFFHFMDSQTFEQIGADTAAVGESAKWLVENNSCTLTLWNGNPITVTPPNFVELEVVETDPGLKGDTQGTGGKPATLTTGAVVRVPLFIQIGEVIRVDTRSAEYVGRVK
- the epmA gene encoding elongation factor P--(R)-beta-lysine ligase gives rise to the protein MPSSQIHRWTPTASIEQLKARAALLQTIRQFFCARDVLEVDTPALSHATVTDIHLHAFKTEFIGPDYAKGQAVYLMTSPEYHMKRLLAAGSGSIYQINKAFRNEENGRYHNPEFTMLEWYRVGFTHRELMAEMDQLLMEVLGTEPAEWMTYQDAFLTTLGVCPLEAPMDELKSQAGALGLADITENETDRDTLLQLLFSVGVEPKIGQTVPAFVYDFPASQAALAKISPLDSRVAERFEVYFKGIELANGFHELDNPQEQRARFDADNQKRLAMGLNAQPIDEHLLAALEHGLPQCAGVALGIDRLIMLALGEDHIDKVTAFPFPRA
- a CDS encoding succinate dehydrogenase/fumarate reductase iron-sulfur subunit, whose protein sequence is MSNIKAVTILRYDPATDHEPHLQTFDVPYDDTMSVLDAIGYIKDNLDKDLSYRWSCRMAICGSCGMMVNNVPKLACKAFLRDYPNGVTLEPLANFPIEKDLIVDMTPFIERLEAIKPYILGNDRTVEEGTNRQTPEQMARYKQFAACINCGLCYAACPQFGLNPDFLGPAALTLAHRYNLDTRDNGKAERMKLINGDNGAWGCTFVGYCSEVCPKHVDPAAAVNQGKVESTKDFMIAMLKPQEA
- the frdC gene encoding fumarate reductase subunit FrdC → MSNRKPYIRETKRTWWQGHPFYQYYMVREATVLPLIVFTLFLTIGLGSLVKGPESWQHWLQFMQNPVVIFINIIALAGSLFHAFTYFKMMPQVVPIRIKGKPVSNTLIILTQWGIVAVISLIVLYFV
- the frdD gene encoding fumarate reductase subunit FrdD, with amino-acid sequence MINTQPKRSDEPIWWSLFGAGGTWFAMLSPITILVIGLLVPLGVIDQSAFDYERVMNFVTHVFGALFMIASIALPMWHAMHRVHHGMHDLKIHTGKTGKFVCYAISALFTVVSILFIILLW